GAGGAACGTAGCACGTGGCTGCGAAGATCATCACATTTGATGAAGAAGCGCGTAAGTCGCTGAAGGTCGGCATTGATACGCTGGCCAACGCGGTGAAAACCACCCTCGGCCCCAAGGGTCGCAACGTCGCGCTCGATAAGAAGTTCGGCGCGCCGACCGTCACCCACGACGGTGTCACCGTCGCCAAGGAGATTGAGCTCGAAGACCCGTTCGAGAACATGGGTGCTCAGCTCCTGAAGGAAGCCGCCACCAAGACCAACGATGTCGCTGGTGATGGCACCACCACCGCCACCGTCCTCGCTCAGGCGATCGTCCACGAGGGACTGCGCAACATCGCCGCCGGTGCGAACGCCATGCTGCTGAAGCAGGGCATCGAGCTGGGCGCGGCGAAGGCCGTCGAGGCGGTCCAGAGCATGTCCAAGGAAGTCCGCGGCAAGGACGACATCGCTGACGTCGCCACCATCTCCGCCGCTGACAAGGAAGTCGGCGAGCTGATCGCTGACGTCATGGAGAAGGTCGGCCGCGACGGCGTCATCACCGTCGAGGAGTCGCGTGGTCTGCAGTTCGAGACCGAGTTCACCGAAGGTATGCAGATCGACCGCGGCTACATCTCCCCCTACTTCGTCACCAACACCGAGCGCATGGAGTCGGTGCTCGACGATCCGATGATCCTCATCACCGACAAGAAGATCTCGGCTGTTGCCGACCTGCTGCCGATCCTTGAGAAGGCCCTGCAGGTCACCAAGAGCTTCCTGATCGTCGCTGAGGATGTCGACGGCGAAGCGCTGGCGACTCTGGTCGTCAACAAGCTGCGCGGTACGATCAACATCCTGGCCGTCAAGGCCCCGGGCTTCGGCGATCGCCGCAAGGAAATGCTGCGTGACATCGCCATCCTGACCGGTGGCCAGGTCATCTCCGAGGAAGTCGGCCGCAAGCTCGAAAGCGCGACCATCGACGACCTCGGCCGCGCCCGCCGCGTCGTTGCCACCAAGGACGACACCACCATCGTTGAGGGCTCCGGCGAGGAAGGCGAGATCAAGGGTCGCATCGAACAGATCAAGGCCCAGATCGAGACCACCACGTCCGACTTCGACCGCGAGAAGCTCCAGGAGCGCATGGCCAAGCTGGCCGGTGGCGTTGCCGTCATCAAGGTTGGCGCCGCGACCGAAACCGAGCTCAAGGAGAAGAAGCACCGCGTTGAGGACGCTCTGTCGGCTGCCCGCGCCGGTGTCGAAGAAGGCATGGTCCCGGGTGGCGGCGTCGCGCTGATCCATGCCGCATCCTATCTGGATGAGGTCGAGGCTGAGGGCGATGTCAAGACTGGCGTGCAGATCCTGAAGCGCGCGCTCGAAGCTCCGATGCGCGGCATCGTTGAGAACGCCGGCCAGGACGGTCCGGTCGTTGTCTCGACCATCCGCCGCCTCCAGGAGGAGCAGACCAACCCGAACCTCGGCTACGAGGTCATCCGTGGCGAGTACGGCGACATGTTCGAGTGGGGCATCATCGACCCGGCCAAGGTCACCCGCTCGGCGATCCAGAACGCCGCGTCGATCGCGAGCATGATCCTGACGACCGAGGCGCTCATCACCGAGAAGCCGTCGGAAGCTCCGGCCATGCCGGCAATGCCGGGCGGCATGGACTACTAGTCCAGCCCCCTCGGTAGCGACCGATCCAGAACGTCGGTCCCGCTTTGGGACCGGCGTTCTTTTTGTGTCATCGGCGATACGACAGAAAACACAGACTAGCTCGCCTCTTTATGGATCTGAATCAGGTTGCCGCAAGTGTCGTCGAACACCGCAACAGTCACCGACCCCATCTCCACCGGCGGCTGGGTGAACCGCACCCCGAGGCCGCGCATCCGCTCGTACTCGGCATGCACATCTTC
The Thermomicrobiales bacterium genome window above contains:
- the groL gene encoding chaperonin GroEL (60 kDa chaperone family; promotes refolding of misfolded polypeptides especially under stressful conditions; forms two stacked rings of heptamers to form a barrel-shaped 14mer; ends can be capped by GroES; misfolded proteins enter the barrel where they are refolded when GroES binds), with protein sequence MAAKIITFDEEARKSLKVGIDTLANAVKTTLGPKGRNVALDKKFGAPTVTHDGVTVAKEIELEDPFENMGAQLLKEAATKTNDVAGDGTTTATVLAQAIVHEGLRNIAAGANAMLLKQGIELGAAKAVEAVQSMSKEVRGKDDIADVATISAADKEVGELIADVMEKVGRDGVITVEESRGLQFETEFTEGMQIDRGYISPYFVTNTERMESVLDDPMILITDKKISAVADLLPILEKALQVTKSFLIVAEDVDGEALATLVVNKLRGTINILAVKAPGFGDRRKEMLRDIAILTGGQVISEEVGRKLESATIDDLGRARRVVATKDDTTIVEGSGEEGEIKGRIEQIKAQIETTTSDFDREKLQERMAKLAGGVAVIKVGAATETELKEKKHRVEDALSAARAGVEEGMVPGGGVALIHAASYLDEVEAEGDVKTGVQILKRALEAPMRGIVENAGQDGPVVVSTIRRLQEEQTNPNLGYEVIRGEYGDMFEWGIIDPAKVTRSAIQNAASIASMILTTEALITEKPSEAPAMPAMPGGMDY